The window TCCTGCAACAGCGGATCGCCATTGAGCAACAGGCTCACGTCAGCTTTGAACAGCTGCGCTTGTGCCTGTTTGCCTTCCTGCGGTTTACCCGCCAGGTGAGTGATGCCCGGGTGGGACAGCAGGTGCTCAACGCCTTTGCTGTAGCTGCGCAGGCCACCAGCATTGAGCATGGTCTGTGGAGCTTGGCCGCCCATGTGTTCCTGAAGTTGCTCAAGGAACTTGCTGAAAGCCGGGGAGCTGATACCGATCACGACGCCTGGATTGGTGCAGAACTGGCCTGCGCCCATGACCACCGAGGCCGCCAGATCCTTTGCTACGGCTTCGCCGCGAGTGGCCAGCGCTTCTGGCAGCAGGACGACCGGGTTGATGCTGGACATTTCTGCGAACACGGGAATCGGTTGAGGACGCTCGGCGGCCATTTTGCACAGGGCATCGCCACCGCTCAGGGAACCGGTGAAGCCTACTGCCTGAATGGCCGGATGCTTGACCAGGCCTTCGCCGACGCCGCTGCCGAAGATCATGTTGAACACGCCTTTAGGCATGTTGGTTTTTTCAGCAGCGCGAATGATCGCGGTGCCCACCAGATCGGCCGTCGCCATGTGGCCGCTGTGCGCCTTGAAGACCACCGGGCAACCGGCGGCCAATGCTGCAGCGGTGTCGCCGCCAGCCGTGGAGAAAGCGAGCGGGAAGTTGCTTGCGCCAAACACGGCAACCGGACCAACGCCAATGCGGTACTGACGCAGGTCGACGCGTGGCATCGGCTTGCGATCCGGCAGCGCCAGGTCAATGCGCGCGCCGAGGTAATCGCCACGACGCAGCACTTTGGCGAACAGACGCATCTGGCCGCTGGTGCGACCGCGCTCGCCTTGAATACGGGCGGTCGGCAGGGCGGTTTCTTGGCAAACGATGGCGACGAAATCATCACCCAACTGGTCCAGCTCGTCGGCGATGGCTTCGAGGAACTCTGCGCGGCGAGCCGGGCTCAGCTGGCGATATTCCGCGAAGGCGCCTTTGGCGGCCAGGGCTGCTGCGTCGATTTCTGCGTCGGTTGCCTGGTAAAAGCTGAACGGTAAGGCTTCACCGGTCGTTGCATCGAGGCTTTTATGTTGCGGCTCGCCAAGGGCGCTGCGTGCGCCAGCGATGAAGTTGTGGCCGAGAACATTAGGCATCTGTGTCTCCTGTTTTTATTTGCGGGTTTAATCAGGCTGGTGCCTGTCTTAGAGATCTGCCCACCGTCGGCTGACGGTGAAGTGAGCGGCGGAGTCGAAC of the Paucimonas lemoignei genome contains:
- the aldH_1 gene encoding aldehyde dehydrogenase, giving the protein MPNVLGHNFIAGARSALGEPQHKSLDATTGEALPFSFYQATDAEIDAAALAAKGAFAEYRQLSPARRAEFLEAIADELDQLGDDFVAIVCQETALPTARIQGERGRTSGQMRLFAKVLRRGDYLGARIDLALPDRKPMPRVDLRQYRIGVGPVAVFGASNFPLAFSTAGGDTAAALAAGCPVVFKAHSGHMATADLVGTAIIRAAEKTNMPKGVFNMIFGSGVGEGLVKHPAIQAVGFTGSLSGGDALCKMAAERPQPIPVFAEMSSINPVVLLPEALATRGEAVAKDLAASVVMGAGQFCTNPGVVIGISSPAFSKFLEQLQEHMGGQAPQTMLNAGGLRSYSKGVEHLLSHPGITHLAGKPQEGKQAQAQLFKADVSLLLNGDPLLQEEVFGPTTLVIEVADDAQLKDALLGLRGQLTATLIGEQSDLQKYQWLVPVLEEKVGRILVNGYPTGVEVCEAMVHGGPYPATSDARGTSVGTLAIDRFLRPVCYQNYPDALLPQALQNANPLGLKRLVNSEWSDQPIA